The sequence below is a genomic window from Pseudomonas cannabina.
CTTCGATGCACAGCACGCGCAGTTGCGGCCGTAGCTGCTTGAGCCGCCAGGCAATCAGACCGTTGGCCAGCCCGCCTCCGGCCAGAATCAGGTCATAACTCATGAACCGTCCTCGCAAACACCGGTTGGCCGGTACTGAGCACTTGCTCAATGATATCCGCCGCCCTGGCCACGCCCCCGGCACCATGCAGTTCGCTTGCCAGGCGCAGCAACGGCTCTCGCGACTGGGCGAGCACACGCTGCAAATGGCTGCGGATTTTCGGCGCCCGCGCGCGTCGGCCGAGTTGCAGGCCTGCACCACGGTAGCTGACCCGCGCCGCCACGCCCGGCTGATCGAAAGCAATAGGCATTACCAGCATCGGCGTGTTCGCGGAGATGGCGTCCATCACTGTATTCAGGCCGCCATGGGTGATCACCGCGTCGGCATGCTGCAACACCCATTGCTGGGGCGCGAAATCGGTGACCCAGGTTGCGCCGAGGCGCAGCAGTTGCTGTTCCTGAGCGGCATCAAGACCGCCGCAATGCGCGATCAGCAACTGCGCATCCAGGGCACGGCAGGCCATCGCCATTTGCTTGAACATACCCAGGCGTGCGCCTTGCAAAGTGCCCAGGCTGGCGAAAACGAAGGGTCGGTCCGGGTCGATGCTCCAATCCCCTGGTGTGTTGACCGGCGGCGCCCGCAGCGGCCCTACCGTGTGAAAGTGGGCTGGCCGGTGCTCGCGTGGGAAGTCAAAGCCGTCGAGGGTCTGGCTGATCTGTGCGAACGGCGAAAGGTACTGGTGAAAGCCGTCGCGCGGCCTGACCGCCAGGCGCCGCGACGCATCATGCAACACAGTACGCAGCGGGCACATCAACCAGTCATAGACCTTGCAGCTGACGTCATACATGCGTTGGCTGCGCGGGTCGGTGCCGTAGGCAAAGGGCATCACCGGAAGTGGCAATCGTGGCTCGCGATTGACCGGCAGCGCGCAGGCCACGGACACGAACGGTAATTTCAGCGCTTCGGCGACCAGCCCGCCCGCAGCCTCCATCTGATCGCAGAGCAACGCATCGACCGCCTCGTGGGCCAGCGCAGCCGGCAGTTCGTTGCAGAACATTGCTGCGCTGCGACTGAGGTCCTTGATGACCCGGCGCAGGCCCAGCGGGTTGGTCGGCGCGGCGGCACGACGCAACACGGCGTCAAGACTTCCGGGCGGGTGAGTGTTGGCACCCAACGGGTAAAAACCGATACGCGGGTCACTCAGCCACTGGCGCGCATCCGCCTGATGAAAGAAGGTGACGCGGTGACCTCGCTCGATCAACGCCACGGCTAACGCCTGAAACGCCTGAAAATGACTGTAGAAAGCAGGCGTGACGACGCCGAAATGGCTCATGGCGGTGAACCATTGATCGCAAGCGGGAGGCTGAGCCGCGCCTTGCGCAGCGCCGCAAGGTCTGCGGATGCCGTGCAGAAGCAGGCGATGCGCAGTTGGCGAATTATTATTTCAAAATGTTCGATCACTGCACTGCTGGACAGCATCGCTTCGTTGAGCACACCT
It includes:
- a CDS encoding glycosyltransferase, producing the protein MSHFGVVTPAFYSHFQAFQALAVALIERGHRVTFFHQADARQWLSDPRIGFYPLGANTHPPGSLDAVLRRAAAPTNPLGLRRVIKDLSRSAAMFCNELPAALAHEAVDALLCDQMEAAGGLVAEALKLPFVSVACALPVNREPRLPLPVMPFAYGTDPRSQRMYDVSCKVYDWLMCPLRTVLHDASRRLAVRPRDGFHQYLSPFAQISQTLDGFDFPREHRPAHFHTVGPLRAPPVNTPGDWSIDPDRPFVFASLGTLQGARLGMFKQMAMACRALDAQLLIAHCGGLDAAQEQQLLRLGATWVTDFAPQQWVLQHADAVITHGGLNTVMDAISANTPMLVMPIAFDQPGVAARVSYRGAGLQLGRRARAPKIRSHLQRVLAQSREPLLRLASELHGAGGVARAADIIEQVLSTGQPVFARTVHEL